In one Carassius carassius chromosome 48, fCarCar2.1, whole genome shotgun sequence genomic region, the following are encoded:
- the LOC132131353 gene encoding SH2 domain-containing adapter protein D-like isoform X1, translated as MAKWLKDYLSFGSKRVPPQPPKPDYTESEILKAYRAQKNLDFEDPYKDFENRARNDNGSTETSHIGFGSPLKSSSLDIKVVSPKHRLIKVDSQDLGRSKILLSSVSLEEPTDPVVPSAPVMGDTDYSDPFDARLDSCPETTQSQITPENNGYMEPYEAQKVLSELQRRAGGGAGGWGRGEVQLYDTPYEERVPGQQDLPEEGRESSLPQDDERPADEYDQPWEWKKEHISKAFADMKDLTELPWPPPVGQLEEELICGEQVQFEGAEWDRSCSPTERLRCSRPLPTTGSMKLRKPSDPHSMIGERVDPTLPLEKQVWYHGALSRSEAESLLTLCKECSYLVRNSETSRLDFSLSLRSCQGFMHMKFSQSKDGRYILGQNSPPFDTIPEVIHYYTTHKLPIKGAEHLSLLFPVLVQTL; from the exons ATGGCAAAGTGGTTAAAGGATTATTTAAGTTTCGGGAGCAAACGAGTTCCCCCGCAACCGCCAAAACCAGACTACACCGAGAGTGAGATATTGAAGGCATATCGTGCTCAGAAGAACCTTGACTTTGAAGACCCTTATAAAGATTTTGAGAACAGGGCTAGAAATGACAATGGGTCGACTGAAACGTCCCACATAGGTTTCGGTTCCCCTCTGAAATCCTCAAGTCTGGATATCAAGGTTGTTTCACCGAAACATCGCCTTATAAAAGTGGACTCGCAAGACCTTGGACGGAGCAAGATTCTCCTAAGCTCTGTGTCTTTAGAGGAACCAACCGATCCG GTGGTCCCTTCAGCTCCAGTTATGGGAGATACCGACTACTCCGACCCATTCGATGCTCGTTTGGACTCGTGTCCCGAAACCACCCAAAGCCAAATCACTCCAGAAAACAATGGCTACATGGAGCCCTACGAGGCCCAGAAAGTGTTAAGTG AGCTGCAGAGGAGAGCTGGGGGTGGAGCAGGAGGTTGGGGGAGAGGGGAGGTCCAGCTCTATGACACCCCATATGAGGAGCGCGTCCCAGGGCAGCAGGATCTGCCCGAGGaggggagggagagcagtctgccGCAGGACGACGAGAGGCCTGCAGACGAATACGATCAGCCGTGGGAGTGGAAGAAGGAACACATCTCCAAGGCTTTTGCAG ATATGAAAGATCTGACTGAGCTGCCATGGCCTCCTCCGGTCGGACAGCTGGAGGAGGAGCTCATCTGTGGCGAGCAAG TGCAGTTTGAAGGTGCTGAGTGGGACCGTTCCTGTTCTCCCACAGAGCGCCTGAGGTGTTCCAGGCCTCTGCCAACCACAGGCAGCATGAAGCTACGCAAGCCCAGCGATCCTCATTCCATGATCGGAGAGAGAGTGGATCCCACCCTGCCCCTGGAGAAACAAGT ATGGTATCACGGCGCTCTCTCGCGCTCTGAGGCCGAGTCTCTGCTGACCCTCTGTAAGGAGTGCAGTTATTTGGTACGAAACAGCGAGACCAGCCGCTtggacttctctctctctctgag GAGCTGCCAGGGATTCATGCACATGAAGTTCAGCCAGTCCAAAGATGGCCGCTATATCCTGGGCCAGAACAGCCCTCCATTCGACACCATCCCTGAAGTGATCCACTATTACACCACACACAAACTCCCCATCAAAGGAGCCGAACACTTGTCCTTGCTCTTCCCTGTGCTAGTTCAGACACTCTGA
- the LOC132131353 gene encoding SH2 domain-containing adapter protein F-like isoform X2: protein MAKWLKDYLSFGSKRVPPQPPKPDYTESEILKAYRAQKNLDFEDPYKDFENRARNDNGSTETSHIGFGSPLKSSSLDIKVVSPKHRLIKVDSQDLGRSKILLSSVSLEEPTDPVVPSAPVMGDTDYSDPFDARLDSCPETTQSQITPENNGYMEPYEAQKVLSELQRRAGGGAGGWGRGEVQLYDTPYEERVPGQQDLPEEGRESSLPQDDERPADEYDQPWEWKKEHISKAFAVQFEGAEWDRSCSPTERLRCSRPLPTTGSMKLRKPSDPHSMIGERVDPTLPLEKQVWYHGALSRSEAESLLTLCKECSYLVRNSETSRLDFSLSLRSCQGFMHMKFSQSKDGRYILGQNSPPFDTIPEVIHYYTTHKLPIKGAEHLSLLFPVLVQTL, encoded by the exons ATGGCAAAGTGGTTAAAGGATTATTTAAGTTTCGGGAGCAAACGAGTTCCCCCGCAACCGCCAAAACCAGACTACACCGAGAGTGAGATATTGAAGGCATATCGTGCTCAGAAGAACCTTGACTTTGAAGACCCTTATAAAGATTTTGAGAACAGGGCTAGAAATGACAATGGGTCGACTGAAACGTCCCACATAGGTTTCGGTTCCCCTCTGAAATCCTCAAGTCTGGATATCAAGGTTGTTTCACCGAAACATCGCCTTATAAAAGTGGACTCGCAAGACCTTGGACGGAGCAAGATTCTCCTAAGCTCTGTGTCTTTAGAGGAACCAACCGATCCG GTGGTCCCTTCAGCTCCAGTTATGGGAGATACCGACTACTCCGACCCATTCGATGCTCGTTTGGACTCGTGTCCCGAAACCACCCAAAGCCAAATCACTCCAGAAAACAATGGCTACATGGAGCCCTACGAGGCCCAGAAAGTGTTAAGTG AGCTGCAGAGGAGAGCTGGGGGTGGAGCAGGAGGTTGGGGGAGAGGGGAGGTCCAGCTCTATGACACCCCATATGAGGAGCGCGTCCCAGGGCAGCAGGATCTGCCCGAGGaggggagggagagcagtctgccGCAGGACGACGAGAGGCCTGCAGACGAATACGATCAGCCGTGGGAGTGGAAGAAGGAACACATCTCCAAGGCTTTTGCAG TGCAGTTTGAAGGTGCTGAGTGGGACCGTTCCTGTTCTCCCACAGAGCGCCTGAGGTGTTCCAGGCCTCTGCCAACCACAGGCAGCATGAAGCTACGCAAGCCCAGCGATCCTCATTCCATGATCGGAGAGAGAGTGGATCCCACCCTGCCCCTGGAGAAACAAGT ATGGTATCACGGCGCTCTCTCGCGCTCTGAGGCCGAGTCTCTGCTGACCCTCTGTAAGGAGTGCAGTTATTTGGTACGAAACAGCGAGACCAGCCGCTtggacttctctctctctctgag GAGCTGCCAGGGATTCATGCACATGAAGTTCAGCCAGTCCAAAGATGGCCGCTATATCCTGGGCCAGAACAGCCCTCCATTCGACACCATCCCTGAAGTGATCCACTATTACACCACACACAAACTCCCCATCAAAGGAGCCGAACACTTGTCCTTGCTCTTCCCTGTGCTAGTTCAGACACTCTGA